The uncultured Pseudodesulfovibrio sp. genome contains the following window.
TTCCAGATCGTGTTCACGGCGGGCTTCGCGTCCATCACCCAGTACGCCATCTACGGCTTCATCTTCTACACCCTGGCCATGGGCATGCTCATCGGTTCGCTGCTGGGCATCCAGATCGGCGCGCTGGTGACCAAGATCGTGCCCGGCATCACCATCCGTGGTTTCTACGCCATGGCCGTGCTGGCCGGTTTCATGAACCGGATCTTCGCCCTGCCGAGCAAGCTGGCCGAGATGGACATCATCTCGCTTTCTCCCGGTATGGGGTCCGTGCTCAACACCATCGGCATCTGGGCGTTCTTCGTCGTCATCGGCGGATTCTCCGTCTGGGTGGTGGGGACCTTCCTGATGAACATTTCCAAGCTGAAGAGAAAGGAGGCCTAAGGCCATGATCTACAACAAGAAGGAATTCTACGGTGGAGCGGGACTGCTGGTGGTCTTTTTCGTGATCCTGTTCATGATGTTCCAGCCCATCTACCACGGGCATAACGGCATGCAGTTTCTGGACAACCTGTACAACTCCATCTCCAAGGGGTCCATCAACTACTCCTCGCAGTTGAAGGCGGACATGGCCCAGCTCGACGGCAAGGCCATCGATGTAACCCTGAATTATGGCACGGAGGTACAGGCCGCACAGTCCGTCGACCTGTTTGTCCAGGCTGGTGCCCAGGCTTCGGCCGAAGGCAAGAGTCTGCATCTCGCCGGTTCTCTCGGCGCGATACTCAAGAGCAGCCTGGATGACGCCCAGGTCATGTACGACAATGACGGTGATGCTATCCAGGCCAAGTACGGCATCGAACCGCGCCGGGTGCTGTTCAACTGGTGGACCTCGTTCAAGTTGATGAACAAGGCCCTGGGCAACCAGAAGGAGTTCGCGGCCGCCAAGGCGGTGGATACCGTCCAGACCAAGTCTGTGGAGGCCTCCTACAACTACTATGGCGTTCAGGCCCAGAGTATCACGGACGATATCGGCCTGGTCATCTTCTCCCTGGTCTTCTACGTGCTCTATACCCTGTGGTACGGATTCGCCATCCTGTTTGTCTTCGAAGGATGGGGACTCAAGCTCAGTCACTAAGTATCGGAATGCGCATCATACCCTAGCCCTGCGCGGTCCGGCGGCCACCCCCGGTCGCCGGACCGCGCCCCAATCCAAGAGGGGATTTACTCCTGGCCGAAATGTTTGTATTTCTTCATATGAGGAAGCGTGCATGAATCTCCAAAACTATTACGACACCGTCATGGAGCTGACCCACGGCATCGTGGTCACGCTCGATCTCGACGGGGGGATCATCCACGGGAATTCCGAACTGGAACAACTCTCTGGTTATCATCTTCAGGAACTGGCGGGCCGTGACTGGTTCGAAGTGTTCATCCCCAGAGACGAGCGCGAAGTGGCGCGGCGAGCCTTGCTGGAAAGCGTCCACGACAAGGGCGTGACCGCCTTTGCCGGGCGCATTCGGGCCAAGGACGGTGACACGGTTTACGTCAACTGGAACCTCAAGCCGCTGACCGACTCCAATGGCGAGATCGTCAGTCTGCTGTGTGTGGGCCAGGATGTCACCGATTTGGTCCTGCGCGAAAAGGGGCTGTTGCGCGAACGGTTCACGCTGGTCGAGCGCAACAAGGAGCTGAACTGCCTCTACTCCCTGAGCCAGCTCATGGGCGAAATCCATCGGACCCTGGACGACCTGCTGACCAGGGTGGTGGAACTGCTCCCGGCAGCCTTCCAGAATCCCGAGATGACGTATGCCCGGTTGCGCATCGGGCACAAAATTTACGAGACCCCCGGCTTCGAGGAGAGCGATTACATGCTCAAGTCCGACCTGGTGGTCAACGACGAGAAGCGGGGGTCGCTTTCGGTGGCCGTACGCAATGACGCGGCCCGGCCCGGATTTCTGGAGGACGAGCGCGACCTGTTCACCACCGTGGTTCAGCAGGTGGTCATTCTGGTTTCCAAGCGGGAGACCCGGCTGGCCAAGCAGGAGTTGGAGCGCCAGCTCAGGCAGTCGGACCGGCTGGCCAAGATTGGCCAGTTCTCGGCGGGCGTGGCCCACGAGATCAACGAGCCTTTGGCCAACATCCTCGGGTTCGCCGAACTGGCCCTGCAGACCCCGGACCTGCCCCAACAGGTGGCCACGGACCTGAACAACATCGTGGAGTCCTCCCTGCACGCCCGTGAGATCATCCGCAAGCTCATGTTCTTCGGTCGCCAGTTGCCGCCCCAGCCCGCGTTCATCGATTTCAACGACACGGTGGAGCAGGCTTTGCGCATCACCGAGTCCGGGGCCCGTCGCAGCGACATCGAGATTGTTCGGGAGTATGACCGTTCCCTGCCCAAGATCCTGGCTGACCCGCAGCACATGAAGCAGGTAGTGGTCAATCTGGTAGTCAATGCCATCCAGGCAATGGTCGACGGCGGCACGGTGACCATCCGGACCATCGGCCACGAGAGCGACGCCTATCTGGTTGTGGAGGACACCGGCCCGGGTATGCCTCCGGACGTGCTCAAGATGATCTTCACCCCGTTTTTCACCACCAAGGACGTGGACAAGGGTTCCGGCCTGGGGCTGTCCGTGATACACGGCATCGTCAAGGCCCACGGGGGATTCATTCAGGTGGAAAGCTCGCCGGACGGTGGGACAAGGGTGGAAGTCGCCTTTCCCTGCCATCTGCGCGACCCGGAGGATGAGCCATGAGCAGGACGGTCCGCATTCTCGCGGTGGACGACAGCAAATCGACTCTGGAGGTGCTCAAGCGCAACCTTGTGCCCGCGGGCTACGAGGTCTTCACCTGTGGACGGGTCGACGAGGCAGTGGCCCTGCTCGAGGAATTGGTCATCGACCTGGTCATCACCGACTACCGCATGCCATCGGCATCGGGGCTGGATCTGATCAAGCACGTGCGGGCCAACCTGCCGGACGTGGAAATCATGATGATAACCGGCTATCCGTCCATCCCCGGAGCGGTGGAGGCCATCAAGGACGGGGCAGGGGAGTATCTGGCCAAGCCGTTCACCACCGAGGAGTTGCTCACCTCCGTGGGACGCATCGTGGAGCGGTTGCAGCGCAGGCGGGTTCTGGCCTCGTCCGACACTCCGCCGGACAATTTCGGGATCATCGGCAACGCCCCTGAAATGGAATTGGTCTTTCAGCGCATCGGCAAGGCGGCGGCTTCGGATGCCAACGTGCTGATCAACGGCGAGTCCGGCACCGGCAAGGAACTGGTGGCCCGGGCCGTGCACTACAACAGCGACAGACGGACCGCGTCCTTCGTGCCGGTCAACTGCACGGCCATCCCCGACAGCCTGGTGGAAAGCGAGTTGTTCGGCCACGTCAAGGGCGCCTTTACTGGCGCCAAGGAGTCTCGGGCGGGCTTCTTCGAGGTGGCCAACGGCGGGTCCATCTTCCTGGACGAAATCGGCGACGCCAGCCCGACCATGCAGGCAAAGCTTTTGCGGGTCATCCAGTCCAAGGAGTTCTGCAAGGTGGGGTCGAGCATCGTCAAGACCGTGGACGTCCGCATCCTGGCCGCCACGCACAAGGACCTGCGCCGCATGGTCGGGGAGGGCTCCTTCCGCGAGGACCTGTTTTACCGGATCAACGTCATCGACATCAACGTGCCGCCTTTGTCCGAGCGCGGGGACGACATCCTCGTGCTCATCAACCATTTTCTGGCCGATTTTTCCAAGGCCATGCACCGCAGGCCGCCGATCATATCGGACGAGGCCCTGCACGCCCTGCGTCGATTCGACTGGCCGGGCAATGTCCGCGAGTTGGAAAACCTCATCCAGCGGCTGGTGGTTATCGTGGATCACGACACCATTGAAGTCACCGACCTGCCCGAAACCATGCGCTTCAGCCTGCCGCGAGAGGGCAGCGTCAACCGGACTCTGGAAGAGGTCGAACTCGAACACATCCGCAACGTCCTGGTCATGACCGGCGACAACAAGACCCGCGCGGCCGAAATCCTCGGCATCAACCGGAAGACCCTGAGGGAAAAACTCAAGCGCTTCGAAGGGATGACCAAGCCGGAAGAATAGCCTTCTCCTGCCGCCGAAAGCACAAATATCGGGGTTGACCCGGCCCGGTCCTTATGCGAAATGGCCGGACGGCGTTGACCTGTCCGCGCAGTCGGGTATGGTTCAACGGACAACCATATCCAAGGCGTATCATGGCTTTCAACGTTGAAAAATACATCAGCAGTCACATCCGGCACGGCCTGAAGGTCGGTCTGGCCAGTGTCCTGGCCTACGTCGGAGCGGAATGGATCGGCCTGCCCTACGGATATTGGGCGGTCATCACCACGGTCATCGTCATGCAGATGCACGTGGCCGACTCCATTCAGATGTGCCTGTACCGGTTCACCGGTACGGCCATCGGCGCGGGCATGGGCATCCTGATGATCCTCATCTTTCCGCCCACCCATTTCTATACTCTTATCGCGGTTTTCGTGGGCACGGGCATCTGCGCCTATCTGACACGATACGACGCGCGGTATCGAATGGCGGCCATCACCATGGCCATCGTCTTTCTTTCCAGTCTGGGGGCGGAGCACCGTATCGAGTATTCCCTGTTCAGGGTGGCCGAGATTGGCGTCGGCGTGCTCTGCGCATTCGTGGTTTCTGTTGCGGTCTGGCCAAACCGCACCACTTCGGTTTTGCTGGACAGGCTCTGCAAGCAGTATGATCAGGTGGCCGACAACGTCCTGCTGCTCATGGACAATTTCCTGCACCGCCAGCGTAAGACCGATCCTGACCTGTTCTTCGATCTGGCCCGCGAGGTCCAGGCCAACCGGGATCTGTACAACAAGATATACTCCACGGAGCGGCGGGTCTTTCGGGACGATATGGCCAAGCTCTCCCTGCAGGTCAACACGCTCAATTCCGTGGTGGAGCGCCTCCAGTCCACGCCTAGCCTGCTCAACGAGGTGGAAGGCGACGGATTCGACATCATCATGGCTCCGGAGTTGAATCTTCTGGCCCGCCACCTGGCCGTGGCCCTGCGCTCCATCGGCCGAGGCGTCCAGTATGACCCCCATCCCCTGGCCCGGGCCGTGGACGGCGTGGAGAAGCGTTTCATCGAACTGCGTGAGCAGGGTGTTATCGAACGATTCGAAGTGCGTCGCTATTTTCAGGTCATGAGCTTCATCAACACCGTCCAGCATCTTGGCGAATTCCTTCTGGTCGTCCTGAACAAGCCGCGTAAGGCAGAATAAACGATTCTATTTTGCAAGATCAGGAAGAGGCCCGTGGCAACACCGCGGGCCTTTTTTTTTGGGCATCACATCTTGGCGGGGGATGGGGGCGGTGAGAGGGTGAATGTGGACTCGGCTTGCAAAGCTCATATCGGATTTATGAGCAAGCATCGGTGCTCTGAGCCTTCTTGAGAGCGCAACTCAGGGCCAGTCGCTGCCCGGCAAGTTGGCAGATATCTGAGGATCAGCAGAGGGCGAAAATTGCGGGTTCAGACAAATTGAGGGCAGGATGCGAAATTTTTTTTCGCAACGTTCCGTCTATAATTTGTTGCAAAATACTTTTTTCTCGCCATTCAGGGAAGGTTATCTGGCCAAAAAAATAAAGTCGTGCGGCCTCGCTGAGTTAGTCGATGATTTGGCTCTCGGCTTGTGCGAAAAATCACATGCCGGTAAATAGAAACCATTTTCATTTTACGGCGGTGCAAGTGGTTCTCCCGATCTTTTTACCTGATCTGAAAAAGCACCGAATTTCCCGGTATTGCGTGATTCAACAGACAAAAAACACCGGCTTTGCAATTAAAAAACCAATGCATATTAACGCATTGTCAGTATTTAACGCAGTGGTGCAATTGTCGTTTGCTCTGGCATGTTTTCTGCTAAAAACGAACTGATTGATTAATCAATCTGGACGTGCTAGCCCCTGCGCGGAAAATCGGGCGAAAGGCGGCCCGATTGAAAAAGAAACAGCTACTCGAGCGAGGATTGACCAGTTGCAAAACAGATACTTGATCATTTCGGCAGTCGTTGCGCTTCTTTTTGCGGGCGCTGTGGCCGGCTATGCCATTCCGGAAGAGAAAGAGGATGTTCCCGCCCGGATCATCCTGGACAACACCGGTGGACGGGTCGTGTTTTCACACCGCACCCATGTAGAAGACTACAGTTCCGACTGCGCGGACTGTCATCATGACGGACTTGAAAACGGGGAGTACCTGCCGTGCGGCGCTTGTCACCCCGCAGAGTTCGATGAGACGTTCCGCCGCGAACACCAAAAATCGTTTCCGGACAAGGAAGCCTGCGTGCGCTGTCACGGCGACGTGCCCACAGGCCCTCTTACCGAGGACGAGCAGCCGGATATCGAATCCATCCCAACCCGTGGCGAGGCCTTTCATTCCCTGTGCATGAACTGCCACGAGGAAAACGGCGGTCCTTACGGGGAAGACGCCTGCTACCAGTGCCACGCGAGGTAACCAATGCTTAAAATACACTACTCACTGGACCAGAAGCCGGCCGACGCCATCAGGGATCTGGAAGCTCCCGAGTTCCTGAATATCTCGGTGCGCAATCTTGTCCTGAAAACCAAAAAGGGCAGCGTGCTGGCCAAGGGCGACCTGGTCGCCGAGCATCCTTCCCCGGGCGGCGGCGCCTGCCATGCGGCCCTGAGCGGCAAGGTCAAGGCCGTCAACTACCACAGCCTGACCGTGCAGTGCACCGGCGGCGACGAGACCGTGGATCCCGTGGACGTTGCGTCCATGGGCAAAGGCTCGGAACTGTTGCGCGCGCTGCAGGAACTGGGTGTTGACGTGGCTCCGTTGACCGGCAGCGCCGAGGTCCTGGTGATCAACGCCCTGAACCCGGAGCCGGGTGTTTCCGTGGCCCAGCAGCTTCTGCGCGACGGCGGCGAGGAGCTTCGCGCCGGGCTGGACATGGCCCGCAAGCTGCTTTCTCCGGCCCGCGCCATCCTGGCCGCTCCCAAGGGCGAGAATGTCTCGATCCCCGGAGCCGAGACCGTTGGCATCCGGGCCAAGTATCCATACTCCCTGGACGCCCTGGTGGTCCGTACCGTGACCGGCAAGGAGTTCCCCGAGCATACCCGCGTGATAAACGTCATGGACCTGTACGATCTGGGCAAGGTGGCCCTGACCGGACTGCCCATCACCGAGACCTTCATGACCATCGACGGCCACAACTATCGGGTACCCGTGGGCACCCCCGTGCGCCATATCCTGGAGACTCTCGACCTGAAGGCGGCCCCGGGCGACACCATAGTCCTGGGCGGACCGTTCAGGGGCGAATCCATCTACAGCCTCGATCAGGGGGTGAAGAAGGAGGACTACGGCATGTTCATCACCTCCTCGGACGCCATCCCGGAGGTGCAGGATGCCGCGTGCATGAACTGCGGCGAATGCGTCCTGCAGTGTCCGGCGCGGGTCCAGCCGCATCTGATCAGCCGCTACGCGGAGTATGAACGGTTTGAAGAGGCCGAAAAATACGGCCTGAACAGCTGCTTTGAGTGCGGCCTGTGCGCCTTCAACTGTTTCGCCAGACGGCCGCTGCTGCAGTACATCCGTTTCGCCAAGGCGCAGATCCGCGCCAAGGGGCAGGGGAACCAGGCGTAAGCCGGGCTCCGATACAGACAGATCGACAACACAAGAGAGAGATACACGATATGAACCCTCCCATTCTCAAGGCGATGTCCGACATTTCGCTTCGCCTGACGGTCTCGCCGCCGCCCCACTGGCGTAGCGGACGGACCATTCAGGGCATGATGCAGGCGCACCTGCTGGCCCTGGCTCCGGCCGCGGTCATGGCGGTGGTCATGTATGGCTTCCGAGCCTTTGCGGTCATGGGCATGGCCGGAACCGCCGCCGTGCTGACCGAGGTCGTCTGCCTCCTGCTCCAGAAGCGGGACGTGGACGTGGACAACTATTCGGCCCTGTACGCGGGCGTGCTCTTCGCCTTTCTGCTTCCGGCCACCGCACCGTGGTGGCTAGCCGTCATCGGCGGCATGCTGACCATCGCTTTGGGCCGGACCATATTCGGCGGCTTCGGCTGCAACCCGGTCTGCGCTCCGCTGGTTGCCTGGGCCGTGTGCCGGTTCTCCTGGCCCGCGGCCATGGACATCGACCTGAACCTGGCGGCCTACATGGCCAACAGCCCGGTGGATCAGCTCATGCACTTCGGCGTGTCCAGCCTGGGCCAGTTCGACTACATGGACCTGTTCATGGGACGCGGACTCGGCGGCCTGGGCTCTTCCCAGGTTGTGGCCCTGACCGCTGGCGGCCTGTTCCTGCTGGCCTCCCGCTGGATCCGTCTGTTCATCCCGGTGGGCTTTCTGATCGGCGTTGCCGGTACCGCAGCCATCTACTGGACCATCGATCCCACGGCATATGCCGACCCCATGTTCCACCTGCTGGCCGGCAGCACCATCTTCGGGGCGTTCTTCCTGGCCCCGGACACCGCCTCCAGCCCGGTTGGCAAGGTCCCCCAGACCGTGTTCGGCCTCATCGCCGGGGCCATGGTCGTGATCATCCGCACCTACGGAGTGTATCCCGACGGCGTGCCGTTCGCCATCATGGTGGCGAACCTGCTCAGCCCGTTGCTGGATCGTCTCCGTCCCAAGTTCTTCGGAGTCAGATAGCCATGCGTGAAATCATCAATATGATCGTGGTCCTGTCGCTCATCTGCGCGGCGTCCGGCACTCTGCTGGTCAACCTGAAGCGGGCCACCAAAGACCAGATCGAACAGCAGGTGCTCGTCAACGTCCAGGGCCCGGCCCTCATGTCCGTGCTCAAGGGTTGTGACAACGACCCCATTGCCGAGCGCAAGGTCGTGGACGGCGTAACCGTGTTCCCCGCCAGGCGTGCGGGCAAGCTCGTGGGCGTGGCCTTCGAGACCGCCGCCGCCGGATACTCGGGCGATGTCGGCGTCATGGTCGGGTTCGACCTGGATGCCGACAAGCTCATCGGGATCGGCATCACCACCCAGACCGAGACCCCCGGCGTGGGCACCCGCATCATGAAGCCCGCCTTCCTCAAGCAGTTCAAGGGCCACAAGGTCGATTCCCTGGCCCTGAGTTCCAAGGGCGGCGATATCGACGCCGTGGCCGGGGCGACCTATTCGTCCACCGGCGCGGTGGACGCGGTGCGCAAGGCCTTAACCGTCTACAAGGACATCAAGCCGCAGATCGCCGACCTCTGGCCGGCGTCTTAGGGAGCAATACATGAGTTCCATCAAGAAGGAGTTCCTCAAGGGATTGTGGGACGAGTTGCCGCCGTTTCGCGTGGTGCTGGGCCTGTGCCCGACTCTGGCCGTAACCTCCACGGCCGAGAACGGCCTGGGCATGGGCGTGGCCGTGCTGTTCGTCCTGACCCTGTCCAACGCGATCATCTCGGCCATGCGCAAGATCATCCCGTCCAAGGTTCGCATCGCCTGCTTCATCGTCATCGCGGCCTCTCTGGTCGTGGCGGTGGAGCTGCTCATGCAGGCCTACACCTATTCGCTGTACCAGAAGCTCGGCATCTTCGTGCCGCTGATCGTGGTCAACTGCATCATCCTCGGCCGGGCCGAGGCGTTCGCTTCCAAGAACGCGGTCCTGCCGTCCATAGCAGACGGCCTGGGCATGGGACTGGGCTTCACCCTGTCCCTGACCTTCCTGGGCGCGTTGCGTGAAGGACTGGGCAGCGGCACCATCTTCGGCGTCCCCGTGGCCTGGGAGACCTTTCAGCCCGCGCACTTCATGGTCATGGCCCCCGGCGCATTCGTCTGCCTGGGCGTGATCCTGGCGGGCATGAACGCCTTCAACCGGTATTTGAGCCGGAAGAAGGGTGAGCCGCTCACCGAACCGCAGAACGCGGCCTGTGCCTCCTGCGCCGGCTGCAACCTGTGCATTACGGGCAAGAAGGAAGGGTAGTCATGGATTACTTTATGCTCTTCGTCTCGGCGATCTTCATCAACAACATCGTCCTGGTCCAGTATCTGGGCACCTGTCCGTTCATGGGCACGTCCAAGTCCACGGACGTTGCCATCGGCATGGGCGCGGCCGTCATCTTCGTCATGCTCATGGCCACGGCCTTCACCTGGCCCCTGCAGCATTACGTGCTGACGCCGTATGGCATCGGCTACCTGCAGACCATCGTGTTCATCCTGGTCATCGCCTCCCTGGTCCAGTTCGTGGAACTGTTCCTGAAGAAGGTCATTCCGCCGCTGCACGCCTCGCTCGGGCTGTTCCTGCCGCTGATCACCACCAACTGCGCCGTCATGGGCGTGGCCATCATGGTTCAGCGCAGCAACTATTCGTTCGTCAAGTCCATGGCCTTTTCCCTGTTCTCGGGCATCGGCTTCCTCCTCGCGCTGGTGATCATTTCCGCCATCCGCGAGCGTCTGGACATCTCACCGGTTCCTTCGGTCTTCCGAGGCATCCCGGTGGCGCTCGTCACGGCGGGCATAATGTCTCTGGTCTTCCTGGCTTTCCAGGGCATGGCCGCTTAACCGATACAAGCTCAAGGAAGCAAACATGGTAGCTTCATCCATACTGGTTCTGTTTCTCCTGGGGTTGACCGCGGCGGCCGTTCTGGCGGTGGCTGCGCGCGTACTCCACGTCAAGGAAGACCCCCGCGTGGTCAGCGTCGAGGCCTGTCTGCCCGGCGCCAACTGCGGCGGTTGCGGATATCCGGGCTGCTCGGCTGCGGCCACGGCCGTGGTAAACGGCGACGCTCCCCCTGAACTCTGCGTGGCGGCCAACGTGGAAACCGCCACCCGTATCGCTGCGATCATGGGATCCGAAGTGCAGTTCAAGGAGCCCAAGGTGGCCACGAACATCTGCAGCGGCGGCTCTCGGGCCAACCTGCTCTTCGACTACAAGGGCGTGGAAGACTGCCGCGCCGAGGCCTTGCTCTACGGCGGCGAGAAGTCCTGCGGCATCGGCTGCATCGGGCTGGGCACCTGCGTCAAGGTTTGCGGGTTCAACGCCATCCGTTTGAGCGACGCCGGACTGCCTGTTGTCGACTGGAACGCCTGCCGGTCCTGCGGCAAGTGCGCCGAGGCGTGCCCCACCGGGGCCATCCGCATCTCCAGCGTGGCCAGCGTGCTCCTGCACCTCAACCAGACCAACGATTGTCTGGCTCCGTGCATGCAGAAGTGTCCGGCCCAGATCAACGTGCGTCGCTACATTCAGCAGCTCAAGCAGGGCGACATGCGCGGCGCGCTGATCACCATGAAGGAGCATAACCCGCTGCCTCTGGCCGTGGGCCGTGTCTGTCCCGCTCCGTGTGAAAACATCTGCCGTCGCAAGATCGTGGACGAGGGCGTGGCCATCCATACCCTGCACCGTTTCGTGGCCGACTGGGAGATGCAGAGCGGAACCCGCGTGAACCTGCACTGCAACCCGCCCAGCGGGCACAAGGTCGCGATCATCGGCGGCGGCCCCGCCGGTTTGTCGTGCGCCTACTTCCTGCGCCGCGTGGGGCACGAGCCGGTCATCTTCGAGAAGCGCGAGCACATTGGCGGCATGATGCGCGGTGTCATCCCCGAGTATCGCCTGCCGGCCAAGGTCGTGGACTGGGAGGTCCAGACCATTCTCAATCTCGGTGTGGAGACCCGCACCGGCGTGGCTTTCGGCAGCGATGTGACCCTGGCCGACCTGGAGAAGGAAGGCTTCGAAGCGATATTCATCGCCACGGGTGCCTGGAAGGTGCCGCCGCTGGGTATCGACAACGACGATGCCGAGGGCGTTTTGGACTCGGTTTCGTTCCTGCACGGCGTGGGGCAGAAGTACACCGACCTGCGCGGCAAGACCGTTGTCGTCGTGGGCGGCAGCAACACGGCCATGGACGTGGTCCGTTCCGCTGCGCGTCTTGGCGCCGAGGTCATCGCCCTTGTGCCGAGCATCCAGCGCAAGATGACCGCCAACAAGGATGAGGTCCAGCGCGCCGTGGAGATCGGCGGGGATCTTCGTTATCTGACTGCGCCCCTGGCCATCGAGACGGTGAACGGCGCGGTCAGCGGCGTGACCTATTGCGACCTGGCCTACGACAACCCCGAGAAGCCCGTTGGCGAGCCCAAGCCCGTGTCCGGGACCAAGGCGTTTGTCGAGGCCGATCTGGTTATCGCGGCCACGGACCGCGTGTTGGACGAGGCTCCGCTGTGCGACGCCGATGGCAAGCTCATGTTCAAGAAGGACAAGAAGACCGGCGGGATAAGCGCCAACCAGACCACGTTGCAGACCGACATCCCCAACGTGTTCGTGGGCGGCGAAGTCCATACCGGGCGCAGCATCCTGATCCAGGCGGTGGCCGACGGCCGTCGTGCCGCCCGGGCCATTCACTTCCACGTGACCGAAGGGGCCGTGCCCGAACCGGACAACCAGCAGGTTCAGGTCATTCCGGAATCCATCCTCAAGGACATGCGTGTGACCTACTCCATCCCCAGGGTGCAGGAGCCCCTGATCAGCATGGATGAGCGCAGGCATACCTTCAAGGAGGAAGTGGCCGGTTCCATCGCCTATGAGACGGCCCGCAAAGAGGCGAGCCGTTGCCTGCGCTGCGGTCTGACTTGTTACGACGCCGACGCCGGGGCCGAATACACCCGGGACGAGGACGTCAAGGTCATCAACGCGCCGGGCGGAGAGTAGGCCGGACCTCTATATGATCTTCTGATCAGTCCGCTCTATGCCTTCCCTTTGAAGAGCGTTCCCCTTTTCGCTCCAAGGGTAGGCGCATAAAGCCACAGCCCCGGAAACCATATGGTTTCCGGGGCTGTTCTCGTTCTGTTCCCGTGAAGTGTTCGGATCGTTTAGCGTTCCAGGTAGGTGTACCCCCGCAGGCCGTTCTTGTAGGCCTGGAGGATTTCACGCCGCTGGGCCGGGGTGATAAGCCCGTTGCGTACGCTGGCCTCCGCGGTCTCGCGGAAGCGGGTCAGCAGCGCCTTGGTGTCGTATTCCACATAGGACAGGACGTCCTCCACGCTGTCGCCTTCCAGTTCGCCCACGAAGTCGAACT
Protein-coding sequences here:
- a CDS encoding ATP-binding protein → MNLQNYYDTVMELTHGIVVTLDLDGGIIHGNSELEQLSGYHLQELAGRDWFEVFIPRDEREVARRALLESVHDKGVTAFAGRIRAKDGDTVYVNWNLKPLTDSNGEIVSLLCVGQDVTDLVLREKGLLRERFTLVERNKELNCLYSLSQLMGEIHRTLDDLLTRVVELLPAAFQNPEMTYARLRIGHKIYETPGFEESDYMLKSDLVVNDEKRGSLSVAVRNDAARPGFLEDERDLFTTVVQQVVILVSKRETRLAKQELERQLRQSDRLAKIGQFSAGVAHEINEPLANILGFAELALQTPDLPQQVATDLNNIVESSLHAREIIRKLMFFGRQLPPQPAFIDFNDTVEQALRITESGARRSDIEIVREYDRSLPKILADPQHMKQVVVNLVVNAIQAMVDGGTVTIRTIGHESDAYLVVEDTGPGMPPDVLKMIFTPFFTTKDVDKGSGLGLSVIHGIVKAHGGFIQVESSPDGGTRVEVAFPCHLRDPEDEP
- a CDS encoding sigma-54 dependent transcriptional regulator; the encoded protein is MSRTVRILAVDDSKSTLEVLKRNLVPAGYEVFTCGRVDEAVALLEELVIDLVITDYRMPSASGLDLIKHVRANLPDVEIMMITGYPSIPGAVEAIKDGAGEYLAKPFTTEELLTSVGRIVERLQRRRVLASSDTPPDNFGIIGNAPEMELVFQRIGKAAASDANVLINGESGTGKELVARAVHYNSDRRTASFVPVNCTAIPDSLVESELFGHVKGAFTGAKESRAGFFEVANGGSIFLDEIGDASPTMQAKLLRVIQSKEFCKVGSSIVKTVDVRILAATHKDLRRMVGEGSFREDLFYRINVIDINVPPLSERGDDILVLINHFLADFSKAMHRRPPIISDEALHALRRFDWPGNVRELENLIQRLVVIVDHDTIEVTDLPETMRFSLPREGSVNRTLEEVELEHIRNVLVMTGDNKTRAAEILGINRKTLREKLKRFEGMTKPEE
- a CDS encoding FUSC family protein; this translates as MAFNVEKYISSHIRHGLKVGLASVLAYVGAEWIGLPYGYWAVITTVIVMQMHVADSIQMCLYRFTGTAIGAGMGILMILIFPPTHFYTLIAVFVGTGICAYLTRYDARYRMAAITMAIVFLSSLGAEHRIEYSLFRVAEIGVGVLCAFVVSVAVWPNRTTSVLLDRLCKQYDQVADNVLLLMDNFLHRQRKTDPDLFFDLAREVQANRDLYNKIYSTERRVFRDDMAKLSLQVNTLNSVVERLQSTPSLLNEVEGDGFDIIMAPELNLLARHLAVALRSIGRGVQYDPHPLARAVDGVEKRFIELREQGVIERFEVRRYFQVMSFINTVQHLGEFLLVVLNKPRKAE
- a CDS encoding cytochrome c3 family protein: MAGYAIPEEKEDVPARIILDNTGGRVVFSHRTHVEDYSSDCADCHHDGLENGEYLPCGACHPAEFDETFRREHQKSFPDKEACVRCHGDVPTGPLTEDEQPDIESIPTRGEAFHSLCMNCHEENGGPYGEDACYQCHAR
- a CDS encoding 4Fe-4S dicluster domain-containing protein; its protein translation is MLKIHYSLDQKPADAIRDLEAPEFLNISVRNLVLKTKKGSVLAKGDLVAEHPSPGGGACHAALSGKVKAVNYHSLTVQCTGGDETVDPVDVASMGKGSELLRALQELGVDVAPLTGSAEVLVINALNPEPGVSVAQQLLRDGGEELRAGLDMARKLLSPARAILAAPKGENVSIPGAETVGIRAKYPYSLDALVVRTVTGKEFPEHTRVINVMDLYDLGKVALTGLPITETFMTIDGHNYRVPVGTPVRHILETLDLKAAPGDTIVLGGPFRGESIYSLDQGVKKEDYGMFITSSDAIPEVQDAACMNCGECVLQCPARVQPHLISRYAEYERFEEAEKYGLNSCFECGLCAFNCFARRPLLQYIRFAKAQIRAKGQGNQA
- a CDS encoding RnfABCDGE type electron transport complex subunit D — its product is MNPPILKAMSDISLRLTVSPPPHWRSGRTIQGMMQAHLLALAPAAVMAVVMYGFRAFAVMGMAGTAAVLTEVVCLLLQKRDVDVDNYSALYAGVLFAFLLPATAPWWLAVIGGMLTIALGRTIFGGFGCNPVCAPLVAWAVCRFSWPAAMDIDLNLAAYMANSPVDQLMHFGVSSLGQFDYMDLFMGRGLGGLGSSQVVALTAGGLFLLASRWIRLFIPVGFLIGVAGTAAIYWTIDPTAYADPMFHLLAGSTIFGAFFLAPDTASSPVGKVPQTVFGLIAGAMVVIIRTYGVYPDGVPFAIMVANLLSPLLDRLRPKFFGVR
- a CDS encoding RnfABCDGE type electron transport complex subunit G, which codes for MREIINMIVVLSLICAASGTLLVNLKRATKDQIEQQVLVNVQGPALMSVLKGCDNDPIAERKVVDGVTVFPARRAGKLVGVAFETAAAGYSGDVGVMVGFDLDADKLIGIGITTQTETPGVGTRIMKPAFLKQFKGHKVDSLALSSKGGDIDAVAGATYSSTGAVDAVRKALTVYKDIKPQIADLWPAS
- a CDS encoding electron transport complex subunit E, coding for MSSIKKEFLKGLWDELPPFRVVLGLCPTLAVTSTAENGLGMGVAVLFVLTLSNAIISAMRKIIPSKVRIACFIVIAASLVVAVELLMQAYTYSLYQKLGIFVPLIVVNCIILGRAEAFASKNAVLPSIADGLGMGLGFTLSLTFLGALREGLGSGTIFGVPVAWETFQPAHFMVMAPGAFVCLGVILAGMNAFNRYLSRKKGEPLTEPQNAACASCAGCNLCITGKKEG